One part of the Oceanihabitans sp. IOP_32 genome encodes these proteins:
- a CDS encoding DUF6249 domain-containing protein: MGSELIIIPVIFGTIFGVFYLYFSTRNKERLALIEKGTDASIFVKGKKEQAAPIWKVLILNIALLSMGIGLGIVLGGILWKNLNVASEIAMPGSIFLMAGAGLLIGFFITKNLDKD, translated from the coding sequence ATGGGATCAGAGTTAATTATCATACCAGTTATATTTGGTACAATCTTCGGGGTGTTTTATTTATATTTTTCAACCCGCAATAAAGAGCGTTTAGCCCTTATTGAAAAAGGTACCGATGCCAGTATTTTTGTTAAAGGAAAAAAAGAACAAGCAGCACCAATATGGAAAGTTTTAATTCTAAATATTGCTTTATTATCCATGGGAATTGGATTAGGTATTGTGTTAGGAGGAATACTTTGGAAAAACCTTAATGTAGCATCTGAAATTGCCATGCCAGGTTCAATTTTCTTAATGGCCGGAGCAGGCTTGTTAATTGGTTTTTTCATCACTAAAAACTTAGATAAAGATTAA
- a CDS encoding RNA polymerase sigma factor, with protein MTNNNDQHYINQTINGDAHAFSVLVNRYKDLVFTLALRMLKNKEEAEEVSQDTFIKTYQALHKFKGHSKFSAWIYKVTYNTCLDRLKKNKKHYNDVAIDEITENQIKTMDNALDKMEEKEYNKLIQDCLTLLPKDDAFLLTLYYFETYSLEEISKIVGITANNVKVKIFRSRKKLATILKHRLEPEIIEYYERERK; from the coding sequence ATGACTAATAATAACGATCAGCATTATATTAATCAAACAATAAATGGCGATGCTCATGCATTTTCTGTTTTAGTAAATCGTTACAAAGACTTGGTTTTTACTTTAGCATTACGCATGTTAAAAAACAAAGAAGAAGCTGAAGAGGTTTCGCAAGACACTTTTATTAAAACTTATCAAGCGTTACATAAATTTAAAGGCCATTCGAAGTTTTCAGCATGGATTTATAAAGTGACTTACAATACGTGTTTGGACAGACTAAAGAAGAATAAAAAGCACTATAATGATGTTGCTATCGACGAGATTACCGAAAATCAAATAAAAACCATGGATAATGCTTTAGATAAAATGGAGGAGAAGGAGTATAATAAGCTCATACAAGATTGCTTAACTTTATTGCCTAAGGATGATGCTTTTTTACTGACATTATATTATTTTGAAACATATTCTTTAGAGGAAATTTCAAAAATTGTTGGTATTACAGCTAACAATGTAAAGGTGAAAATATTTAGAAGTCGAAAAAAATTAGCGACTATTTTAAAGCATAGATTAGAACCAGAAATCATAGAGTATTATGAAAGAGAACGCAAATAA
- a CDS encoding DEAD/DEAH box helicase encodes MSFKDLQLNKPLLRAIAEAGYDNPTLIQERTIPLVLDKKDVIASAQTGTGKTAAFALPILQLLFDKQDAPKKGKKIRALIVSPTRELAVQINENFKVYGKNTNLRTTVIYGGTSIEPQKDILKKGVDILIATPGRLLDLHKQDNLNLDYIETLVLDEADLMLDMGFIDDVKKIERLCPEEKQILLFSATMPYKVEQLANTILKSPERVEVSPTSSAAKNVSQVLYYVPKRHKIELCLHLLRNTIKGNILIFRRTKYGVDKLEQTLVNNGYKVETIHGNKAQNLRHEALKKFKSGYVNILIATDVAARGIDINELDAVVNFDMPNIPETYVHRIGRTGRAGQAGKSYSFCSADEKSYVQSIQQLINVQIPIEGNHPYPLDPKAKPIIHKSKKTGSKYKKGRKSEASKKKKKRWY; translated from the coding sequence ATGTCCTTTAAAGACTTACAACTTAACAAACCACTTCTAAGAGCTATTGCAGAGGCTGGTTACGACAATCCCACATTAATTCAAGAACGCACCATACCACTGGTTTTAGATAAAAAAGATGTTATTGCTTCGGCCCAAACGGGCACAGGAAAAACAGCTGCTTTTGCACTTCCTATACTCCAGTTGCTTTTTGATAAACAAGACGCTCCTAAAAAAGGAAAAAAAATAAGAGCTCTTATTGTAAGTCCGACTAGAGAATTAGCGGTGCAGATAAACGAAAACTTTAAAGTTTATGGCAAAAATACCAACTTGAGAACCACTGTAATTTACGGGGGAACCTCTATAGAACCTCAAAAGGACATTCTAAAAAAAGGGGTGGATATTCTTATTGCGACCCCAGGAAGACTCTTAGATTTGCACAAACAGGACAATTTGAATTTAGATTACATCGAGACTTTAGTTTTAGATGAGGCCGATTTAATGCTAGATATGGGTTTTATTGATGATGTTAAAAAGATTGAGCGTTTATGTCCTGAAGAAAAACAGATTCTGTTATTTTCGGCAACCATGCCCTATAAAGTAGAACAGCTTGCCAATACTATTTTAAAATCTCCTGAACGTGTTGAGGTATCGCCAACATCTTCGGCTGCAAAAAATGTGAGTCAGGTTTTATATTACGTCCCTAAACGCCATAAAATTGAATTGTGTTTACACCTATTAAGAAATACTATAAAGGGTAATATTCTTATTTTTAGACGTACCAAATATGGCGTAGATAAATTAGAGCAAACACTTGTAAATAACGGTTATAAGGTTGAAACTATTCATGGGAATAAAGCTCAAAATCTGAGACATGAGGCTTTAAAAAAATTTAAAAGTGGTTATGTAAACATTTTAATAGCAACCGATGTTGCTGCTCGTGGCATAGACATCAATGAATTGGATGCTGTGGTAAATTTCGATATGCCTAACATTCCCGAAACCTATGTACATAGGATTGGTAGAACAGGACGCGCAGGTCAAGCCGGAAAGTCTTACTCCTTTTGTTCTGCCGATGAGAAAAGCTACGTGCAATCCATTCAGCAATTAATAAATGTTCAAATTCCTATTGAAGGAAACCATCCATACCCATTGGATCCTAAAGCAAAACCGATAATTCATAAATCTAAAAAAACCGGGAGTAAATATAAAAAAGGCCGTAAAAGTGAAGCCTCTAAAAAGAAAAAGAAGCGCTGGTATTGA
- the proC gene encoding pyrroline-5-carboxylate reductase has product MKVLVIGAGNMGLTYAEGMSKSKLLNKNKIMILDKSAEKIEELNQVSYFDAYSELEHCVPKADVIFIAVKPYHAVDVFKNIKSLVKTEQIIVSIMAGVTIGKIKELTGLEKVVRAMPNLPAQIGKGLTSYVTSKEVSRIEILTIASLLNATGKSIHVSNEKLIDASTGISGSGPAYVFYFMQSMMEAALQMGFSKNDSTVLVSQTFTGAIELFNQSSLSPNSWMDKVASKGGTTRAALDSMEDNNVNELIKEAAFSAFNRAVELGKEN; this is encoded by the coding sequence ATGAAAGTATTAGTAATTGGTGCAGGAAACATGGGACTTACCTATGCCGAAGGCATGTCTAAATCAAAACTACTCAATAAAAATAAAATCATGATATTAGATAAGTCTGCCGAGAAAATCGAAGAACTTAATCAAGTATCTTATTTTGATGCCTATAGTGAACTAGAACACTGTGTACCTAAAGCCGATGTTATATTTATAGCCGTAAAACCTTATCATGCCGTAGATGTTTTTAAAAACATTAAATCGCTTGTAAAAACAGAACAAATTATTGTTTCTATTATGGCTGGTGTAACCATTGGGAAAATAAAAGAATTAACAGGATTAGAGAAAGTGGTTAGAGCCATGCCAAACCTTCCGGCTCAAATAGGTAAAGGTCTAACATCTTACGTGACCTCCAAAGAAGTCTCAAGAATTGAAATATTAACTATTGCGAGTTTATTGAATGCTACAGGAAAGTCCATTCACGTATCTAATGAGAAATTAATTGATGCCTCGACAGGTATTTCTGGTAGTGGTCCAGCTTATGTATTCTATTTTATGCAAAGTATGATGGAAGCTGCCTTACAAATGGGATTCTCAAAAAACGACTCCACTGTTTTAGTGAGCCAAACATTTACAGGGGCTATAGAACTTTTCAATCAATCTAGTTTGTCACCAAATTCTTGGATGGACAAGGTAGCCTCTAAAGGTGGTACAACACGTGCAGCATTAGATTCTATGGAAGATAACAATGTTAATGAATTAATTAAAGAAGCTGCTTTTTCAGCATTTAATCGAGCGGTAGAACTAGGCAAAGAAAACTAA
- the mazG gene encoding nucleoside triphosphate pyrophosphohydrolase, giving the protein MNSRQEQLKAFDRLLTIMDELRAQCPWDKKQTMETLRHLTIEETYELGDAILDQDLEEVKKELGDVLLHIVFYAKIGSETNDFDIADVCNTICEKLISRHPHIYGDVKVESEEDVKRNWENLKLKEGKTSILEGVPKSLPALVKANRIQEKVAGVGFDWEAPNQVWEKVEEELNEFKAEINSGNREAMESEFGDVIFSLVNYARFLKINPENALERTNKKFIERFQYLEAKAKDLNKPLKDMTLAEMDVFWEEAKNL; this is encoded by the coding sequence ATGAATTCTAGACAAGAGCAATTAAAGGCTTTCGACAGATTACTAACCATAATGGACGAGTTGCGTGCGCAATGCCCATGGGATAAAAAACAGACTATGGAAACCTTACGTCACCTAACTATTGAAGAGACCTACGAGCTTGGAGACGCCATTTTAGACCAGGATTTAGAAGAAGTAAAAAAAGAATTAGGCGATGTGTTATTACATATTGTTTTTTATGCTAAAATTGGAAGTGAAACTAATGATTTTGATATCGCCGATGTTTGCAACACCATTTGTGAAAAACTAATAAGCAGACACCCACATATTTACGGTGATGTAAAGGTTGAAAGCGAAGAGGACGTTAAGCGCAACTGGGAAAATCTCAAACTTAAAGAAGGCAAAACCAGCATTTTAGAGGGAGTCCCAAAAAGTTTACCGGCATTAGTAAAAGCTAATAGGATACAAGAAAAAGTTGCTGGAGTTGGTTTCGATTGGGAGGCGCCAAATCAAGTTTGGGAGAAGGTAGAAGAAGAATTAAACGAATTTAAAGCCGAAATAAACTCCGGAAACAGAGAGGCTATGGAAAGTGAATTTGGAGATGTGATATTTTCGCTAGTCAATTACGCCCGATTCTTAAAAATAAATCCAGAAAATGCTTTAGAGCGCACCAACAAAAAATTTATAGAAAGATTTCAATATCTGGAGGCCAAAGCAAAAGACTTAAATAAACCTTTGAAAGATATGACTCTGGCAGAGATGGACGTGTTTTGGGAAGAAGCTAAAAATTTATAA
- a CDS encoding class I SAM-dependent methyltransferase, which produces MKDFWNARYKNEEFAYGKNPNEFLKQVIDKLNLTGSILLPAEGEGRNAIYAAKKGLEVTAFDISEEAKNKAIKWATSENVDLDYKLGSIEHLDFEKHSFDVLALIYAHFPADKKEAFYTGLGQLVKPHGHLILEGFSVNNLKLRGEKPYVGGPGDVNMLFTQAEIETIFKDFEILELQEVEVELNEGEFHNGLASVIRFVGRKKG; this is translated from the coding sequence ATGAAAGATTTTTGGAACGCGAGATATAAGAATGAGGAGTTTGCCTATGGTAAAAACCCGAATGAATTTTTAAAACAAGTTATCGATAAGCTTAATTTAACTGGGAGCATACTGTTACCTGCAGAGGGTGAAGGACGAAATGCTATTTATGCTGCAAAAAAAGGTTTAGAGGTAACGGCATTCGATATTAGTGAAGAAGCTAAAAATAAGGCAATTAAATGGGCGACTTCTGAAAATGTAGACCTCGATTATAAACTTGGCTCAATAGAACATCTCGATTTCGAGAAGCATAGTTTTGATGTCCTCGCTTTAATCTATGCGCATTTTCCAGCGGATAAAAAAGAAGCCTTTTACACTGGGCTAGGGCAGTTGGTAAAGCCTCATGGTCATTTAATTTTAGAAGGGTTTAGTGTAAATAATCTTAAATTACGTGGTGAAAAACCATACGTTGGAGGTCCAGGCGATGTAAATATGCTATTTACTCAAGCCGAAATTGAAACTATTTTTAAAGATTTTGAGATTCTTGAACTTCAAGAAGTTGAGGTGGAATTAAATGAAGGTGAATTTCACAACGGATTAGCAAGTGTAATTCGTTTTGTAGGAAGAAAAAAGGGTTAG
- a CDS encoding DUF805 domain-containing protein, with protein MIHYFVNPYLNVFKFKGRASEKEFWYFYFMNFTIALILMFTKQFHGIEDVKDYYRIFYFIPLVSLGFRRIQDTGYCGFLFFIPLVNIFLAALPGDPKPNKYGMPRTL; from the coding sequence TTGATTCATTATTTCGTAAATCCTTATCTTAATGTTTTTAAATTTAAAGGTCGTGCAAGTGAAAAAGAATTTTGGTATTTCTATTTCATGAATTTCACAATTGCTCTAATCTTAATGTTTACTAAACAGTTTCATGGTATTGAAGATGTTAAGGATTATTACCGTATATTCTATTTTATACCTCTAGTTTCACTGGGTTTTAGGCGTATTCAAGATACTGGATATTGTGGTTTTTTATTTTTTATTCCTTTGGTAAATATCTTTCTTGCGGCACTTCCTGGAGATCCAAAACCGAATAAATATGGCATGCCAAGAACCCTTTAA
- a CDS encoding helix-turn-helix domain-containing protein: MTVLIDAVLSIFTNKTPGMPMKGIGEKIREVRKQGGLSQEALAELAQVNLRTIQRIENNENEPRGKTLSLICEALNVNAEDILHPEKQTNKNDLIIFQLSVLVFLVIPLGNIIIPMLLWVSKRDSIKGLNAMGKNVLNFQILWSILSFLAMVMLVFKLEYFKIMVFVIGTLYVLNIILPIGFAIKINKGKTEGFYPNWLRFIK; encoded by the coding sequence ATGACGGTATTAATCGATGCTGTTTTAAGTATTTTTACGAACAAAACACCTGGCATGCCTATGAAAGGAATTGGAGAAAAAATAAGAGAGGTGAGAAAGCAAGGGGGACTCTCTCAAGAGGCTTTAGCAGAATTAGCGCAAGTAAATTTAAGAACAATTCAACGTATTGAGAACAACGAAAATGAACCGCGTGGAAAAACGCTAAGTTTAATTTGCGAAGCACTTAATGTTAATGCCGAAGATATTTTACACCCCGAAAAACAAACTAATAAAAATGACCTTATCATTTTTCAGCTGTCGGTATTGGTATTTTTAGTTATTCCATTGGGAAATATAATTATTCCAATGTTGTTATGGGTTAGCAAACGAGACAGTATAAAAGGTCTTAATGCCATGGGTAAAAATGTTTTAAACTTTCAAATTCTATGGTCTATTTTGAGTTTTTTAGCTATGGTGATGTTAGTTTTTAAACTTGAATACTTTAAAATTATGGTTTTTGTTATTGGAACCTTATATGTTTTAAATATAATTTTACCAATAGGTTTTGCTATTAAAATTAATAAGGGTAAAACGGAAGGCTTTTACCCGAATTGGCTAAGATTTATTAAATAA
- a CDS encoding aconitate hydratase, which yields MAFDIDMIKGVYTKMAKRVNKTREILGKPLTLSEKILYSHLWDGDPTKIFTRGKDYVDFAPDRIALQDATAQMALLQFMQAGKTKVAVPTTVHCDHLIQAKDGAVADLKHANDVSSEVFNFLESVSNKYGIGFWKPGAGIIHQVVLENYAYPGGMMIGTDSHTVNAGGLGMVAIGVGGADAVDVMAGMPWELKFPKLIGVRLTGKLSGWTAPKDVILKVAEILTVKGGTGAIIEYFGPGATSMSCTGKGTICNMGAEIGATTSTFGYDESMERYLRATDRADVADAANAVKEHLTADPEVYANPEDYFDQVIDINLSELGPLLNGPFTPDLSTTVGSEMTQKAKANDWPIVVEWGLIGSCTNSSYEDLSRASSIAQQALDKGLKMKSELGINPGSEQVRYTAERDGILGIFEKLDAKIFTNACGPCIGQWARYSDPKNAPKNSIVHSFNRNFAKRADGNPNTHAFVASPEITAAIAIAGRLDFNPLKDKLINENGEEVMFDEPTGWELPPKGFEVKDNGYLAPEADGSHVQVSIKEDSERLQLLTPFTPLGEDITGAKLLIKAFGKCTTDHISMAGPWLRFRGHLDNISNNTLIGAVNAFNKKTNFVKNQLTGDYGGVPDVQREYKKAGIKTIVVGDHNYGEGSSREHAAMQPRHLGVAAVIVKSFARIHETNLKKQGMLGLTFANESDYDLIQEDDTFNFIDLNQFAAGKPLTLEIVHADGSKDVIKLNHTYNDAQIKWYQEGSALNLIKKQNA from the coding sequence ATGGCATTCGACATCGACATGATAAAAGGTGTATACACCAAAATGGCTAAACGTGTTAATAAGACTCGTGAAATTTTAGGTAAACCACTCACACTATCAGAGAAAATATTATACTCTCATCTTTGGGATGGCGATCCCACTAAAATCTTTACTAGAGGAAAAGACTATGTAGATTTTGCACCAGATAGAATTGCACTTCAAGACGCTACGGCGCAAATGGCTTTATTACAATTTATGCAAGCCGGTAAAACAAAAGTTGCCGTGCCTACAACTGTGCATTGCGACCACTTGATACAAGCCAAAGATGGTGCAGTAGCCGATTTAAAACATGCCAACGATGTAAGTAGTGAGGTATTTAACTTTTTAGAGTCTGTTTCTAACAAATACGGCATTGGCTTCTGGAAACCTGGAGCGGGTATTATTCATCAAGTCGTTTTAGAAAATTATGCATATCCTGGAGGTATGATGATTGGTACAGACTCACATACTGTGAATGCAGGTGGTCTAGGTATGGTCGCTATTGGAGTTGGTGGTGCAGATGCTGTAGATGTTATGGCAGGTATGCCTTGGGAACTTAAGTTCCCAAAATTAATTGGCGTGCGTTTAACAGGAAAATTATCTGGCTGGACAGCCCCTAAAGATGTCATTTTAAAAGTAGCAGAAATTCTTACCGTAAAAGGTGGTACTGGCGCTATTATAGAATATTTTGGCCCCGGAGCCACTTCAATGTCGTGTACAGGTAAGGGCACCATTTGTAATATGGGTGCAGAAATTGGAGCTACCACATCTACTTTTGGTTACGATGAGTCTATGGAGCGTTATTTGAGAGCCACCGATAGAGCCGACGTTGCCGATGCTGCCAACGCGGTAAAAGAACATTTAACGGCCGATCCCGAAGTATATGCTAACCCTGAAGACTATTTCGATCAGGTTATAGATATTAATTTATCCGAATTAGGTCCCTTATTGAATGGTCCTTTTACTCCAGACTTATCAACTACAGTAGGTAGTGAGATGACTCAAAAAGCAAAAGCTAACGATTGGCCTATTGTTGTAGAATGGGGGTTAATAGGATCTTGTACAAACTCGTCTTACGAAGATTTATCGCGAGCATCATCCATTGCACAACAAGCTTTAGACAAAGGTTTGAAGATGAAATCTGAATTGGGTATTAACCCAGGATCCGAACAGGTACGTTACACCGCAGAGCGCGATGGTATTTTAGGTATTTTCGAGAAATTAGATGCTAAAATATTTACCAATGCTTGCGGCCCATGTATTGGCCAATGGGCAAGATATTCAGATCCTAAAAACGCACCAAAAAACAGTATTGTGCACTCTTTTAATAGAAACTTTGCAAAACGTGCCGATGGTAATCCTAATACACATGCCTTTGTAGCCTCGCCAGAAATTACAGCTGCAATAGCTATTGCTGGTCGTTTAGATTTTAATCCGCTTAAAGATAAGTTGATTAACGAAAATGGAGAGGAAGTCATGTTCGACGAGCCAACAGGTTGGGAGTTACCGCCAAAAGGCTTTGAGGTTAAAGACAATGGATACCTAGCTCCAGAGGCCGATGGTAGTCATGTGCAAGTAAGTATTAAAGAAGACTCAGAACGCTTACAGCTCTTAACGCCTTTTACACCTCTAGGAGAGGATATTACAGGCGCAAAATTATTAATAAAAGCCTTTGGTAAATGTACCACAGATCATATCTCTATGGCTGGACCATGGCTGCGATTTAGAGGGCATTTAGATAATATCTCAAACAATACTTTAATTGGAGCCGTAAATGCTTTCAATAAGAAAACAAACTTTGTAAAAAACCAATTAACTGGCGATTATGGTGGTGTTCCCGATGTACAACGCGAGTACAAAAAAGCTGGTATTAAAACCATTGTGGTTGGTGACCATAACTATGGCGAAGGTTCCTCTAGAGAGCATGCGGCCATGCAGCCAAGACATTTAGGGGTTGCCGCTGTTATTGTAAAATCGTTTGCTCGTATTCATGAAACCAACCTTAAAAAACAAGGGATGTTGGGTTTAACATTTGCCAACGAAAGCGATTACGATTTAATTCAAGAAGACGACACCTTCAACTTTATCGATTTAAACCAATTTGCTGCAGGAAAGCCTTTAACGCTAGAAATAGTTCATGCAGACGGCTCTAAAGATGTTATTAAGCTAAACCACACCTATAACGATGCACAAATTAAATGGTATCAAGAAGGTTCGGCACTTAATTTAATTAAAAAACAAAATGCATAA
- a CDS encoding AAA family ATPase: MSDVAALKEFVAQYGDLKTEIAKTIIGQDEVINQILISIFSGGHALLVGVPGLAKTLMVNTIAQALGLDFKRIQFTPDLMPSDILGSEILDENRNFKFIKGPVFANIILADEINRTPPKTQAALLEAMQERSVTVAGHHHKLNLPYFVLATQNPIEQEGTYPLPEAQLDRFMFAVNLDYPNFEEEVQVVKATTTDKNIKINPLFTAQQIIDFQQLIRRMPIADNVIEYAVTMVGKTRPNTDAASSLVKNYIDWGAGPRASQNLILAAKTHAAILGKFSPDIENVQAVAHNILRHRIVKNYKAEAEGITEDQIIKSLF; the protein is encoded by the coding sequence ATGAGCGATGTAGCGGCCCTTAAAGAATTTGTTGCGCAATATGGTGATTTAAAAACCGAAATAGCCAAAACAATTATTGGTCAAGACGAGGTTATTAATCAAATTTTGATTTCTATTTTTTCTGGCGGACACGCCTTACTTGTTGGTGTTCCTGGTTTAGCAAAAACACTCATGGTTAACACCATTGCACAGGCCTTAGGTCTAGATTTTAAACGTATTCAATTCACTCCAGATTTAATGCCTAGCGATATTCTTGGCAGTGAAATACTAGACGAAAACAGGAACTTCAAGTTTATTAAAGGTCCCGTATTTGCTAACATCATTTTGGCAGACGAGATTAACAGAACACCTCCAAAAACACAAGCCGCTTTACTAGAAGCCATGCAAGAACGATCGGTCACGGTTGCTGGACATCACCACAAATTAAATTTGCCATATTTTGTACTGGCAACACAAAACCCTATCGAGCAAGAAGGCACCTATCCCTTGCCAGAAGCACAGTTAGATCGATTTATGTTCGCCGTAAATTTAGATTACCCCAATTTTGAAGAAGAAGTTCAAGTTGTTAAAGCGACCACTACCGATAAAAATATAAAAATCAACCCTTTATTTACAGCGCAACAAATTATCGATTTTCAACAGCTTATTCGTCGCATGCCCATTGCAGATAACGTTATAGAATACGCCGTAACCATGGTTGGCAAAACTAGACCAAATACCGATGCTGCCAGTAGTTTAGTAAAAAACTACATCGATTGGGGTGCGGGTCCAAGAGCCTCTCAAAATCTAATTTTGGCCGCAAAAACCCATGCTGCAATTCTTGGTAAATTTTCTCCAGATATTGAAAATGTACAAGCGGTAGCACATAATATTTTAAGGCATCGTATTGTAAAGAATTACAAAGCAGAAGCAGAAGGTATTACCGAAGATCAAATTATTAAAAGCCTGTTTTAA
- a CDS encoding peptidylprolyl isomerase: protein MKSIINLKKLFILSITLLTVNVAVAQEIIPEPVTETAQDSVKSNFDATKVDGVAAVVGNYIILDSDLDKEYKQLEAQGVDINVIKPCELFGKLLENKLYAHHAIQDSIEVSSAEILQQVDYTIQQFLQQTGGSMEKLLEIHRKEDEKSYRDEIFEIIKNNQLASKMQAKIVEEVDITPDEVRIFFNKIPKDERPLFGTELKVAQIVAEPEVSEEEKQKIINRLESFRADVIENGASFRSKVVLYGEDPGMKESGYIYTLDRQKPRMVKEFRDVAFSLQEGEVSEPFETDFGFHIIKIRKN, encoded by the coding sequence TTGAAATCTATAATTAATTTGAAAAAACTATTCATTTTAAGCATAACATTGCTAACTGTAAATGTTGCGGTTGCTCAAGAAATTATTCCAGAACCAGTAACAGAAACTGCACAGGACTCTGTTAAATCTAATTTTGATGCTACTAAAGTAGATGGTGTGGCCGCTGTTGTGGGGAATTACATTATTTTAGACTCCGACCTCGATAAAGAGTACAAACAACTAGAGGCTCAAGGTGTAGATATTAACGTTATTAAACCTTGCGAATTGTTTGGTAAACTATTAGAAAACAAGCTATACGCGCACCATGCTATACAAGATAGTATTGAAGTTTCAAGCGCAGAAATTCTTCAACAAGTAGACTATACCATACAACAGTTTTTACAACAAACTGGAGGTTCAATGGAAAAACTACTGGAAATTCATCGAAAAGAAGACGAGAAAAGTTATCGAGATGAAATATTCGAAATTATTAAAAACAATCAATTGGCTTCTAAAATGCAAGCTAAAATTGTTGAAGAGGTCGATATCACTCCAGACGAAGTCCGCATTTTCTTTAATAAAATTCCTAAGGACGAAAGACCCTTGTTTGGCACGGAATTAAAAGTGGCTCAAATTGTAGCAGAGCCAGAAGTATCTGAAGAAGAAAAGCAAAAAATAATTAATCGCTTAGAAAGCTTTAGAGCAGATGTTATAGAAAACGGCGCAAGTTTTAGGTCGAAAGTAGTATTGTATGGGGAAGATCCAGGCATGAAAGAATCTGGATACATTTATACCTTAGACAGACAAAAACCACGTATGGTTAAAGAATTTCGAGATGTTGCCTTTTCACTTCAAGAAGGTGAAGTCTCTGAACCGTTTGAAACAGATTTTGGTTTCCACATTATAAAAATTAGAAAAAATTAG
- a CDS encoding peptidyl-prolyl cis-trans isomerase — MKLKTIILLLVTVITSSCNFYKNTEESEPLARVNDKYLYKSAIKDLTRNAVSKQDSTLLVQNFINRWATQQLFLDGALVNLNEETQENFNTLAEQYKNDLYIKAYIEGLVKKNLDTSLTKGSAVAYYEKNKEAFKLNEELIKIRYVHVNKDIINFKDIEKKFKRFNLQDKKELDSMSIQFNSFSLNDSIWVKANQVLERIPILNSENKNELLKKSNFLQLKDSIGVYLMQINDVLLRNDTAPLEYVMPTIKQIVINKRKLELIRELEKDITKDAVKNKKFEIYN; from the coding sequence TTGAAACTTAAAACCATCATATTACTACTGGTAACAGTAATCACCTCATCATGTAATTTTTATAAAAACACAGAGGAGAGTGAACCTTTAGCTCGAGTAAACGACAAGTACTTGTATAAAAGCGCTATTAAAGACCTCACAAGAAACGCTGTCTCGAAACAAGATAGTACTTTGTTGGTGCAAAATTTTATTAATCGCTGGGCAACACAACAACTATTTTTAGATGGCGCTTTGGTGAATTTAAATGAAGAAACTCAAGAAAATTTTAATACATTAGCAGAGCAATATAAAAACGATTTATATATAAAAGCTTACATCGAAGGCTTAGTAAAAAAGAATCTGGACACATCGCTAACAAAAGGTTCTGCAGTTGCCTATTACGAAAAAAACAAAGAAGCCTTTAAATTAAATGAAGAACTTATAAAAATTCGTTATGTACATGTAAACAAAGACATAATTAACTTCAAAGACATTGAAAAAAAATTTAAACGATTTAATCTTCAAGATAAAAAAGAACTAGATTCGATGTCAATTCAATTTAATTCCTTTTCTTTAAACGATTCTATTTGGGTAAAAGCCAATCAGGTTTTAGAGCGAATACCTATTTTAAACTCAGAAAATAAAAATGAACTGTTAAAAAAATCTAATTTTCTACAACTCAAAGATTCAATAGGAGTATATTTGATGCAGATTAATGACGTTTTATTGCGCAATGACACGGCACCGCTGGAATATGTTATGCCGACGATAAAACAAATCGTTATTAATAAAAGAAAACTAGAGCTTATTAGGGAATTAGAAAAAGATATTACTAAAGATGCTGTTAAAAACAAAAAATTTGAAATCTATAATTAA